A stretch of DNA from Arthrobacter jiangjiafuii:
AGGATCTGGGCCTTGAGTGCCTGGTCGGTGTCCAGGGCTGCGCCGGGCTCCTGGCCCTTGCAGATGAGTACGGGGTCCAGGACGATGTTGGTCCATTCCTGGCTCTGCAGCGCCTTGGCGACGGTATCGATGGTGGCAGGTGTTCCCAACATGCCGATCTTGACCGTGGTCAGGTCGTACGCGGTCTGGATTGCCTCGAGCTGGTCGCCGATGACTTGGGCCTCGACCGGAACGAAGCGGTGGTTCCAGTTGTCCTTCGGGTCGAAGGAGACGATGCACGTCAGGGCGGCTATCCCGTAGGTGCCAAGTTCCTGGAAGGTTTTGAGGTCAGCCTGGGCACCGGCCCCGCCTGTGGCCTCAGAACCGGCGATGGTCAGGGTGATGGCCGGAGCTGATGTCGCGGCGGAGTGTGTGTTAGCAGACATGGTTCCATCTTCCACCCAAACCGATCAGCGGTGCCAGCGGCGCGCACGCGCACCGTCACAGTGCCGGGCGGGCCAGCGGCCAGATGACGGCGCGTCCTGCGGCCAGGGACGTGCCGATCGCTGCGGCCATCAGCAGCGGCACCAGCACGGTGTGCACGCTCAGCCCGATGACGACCCACCCCAGCAGGGTTGGCACAAGGAAAAACGCCAGGATATGGAGGCCCTGGTTCAGCACGCGCCGCATCGCCCAGCCCAGGACCACAGCCACTGGAAGGGCTGTGAACAGCCCGAATCCGGCGGCATAAAACGCAGCGGCGAAGATCGTCCAGACATAGCCCCAGAAGTCGCGTGCGGTTCCCCAGCCGATGACCAGGGTGGCAATCACGGCCAGGACCAGGCAGGCCACGGTGTAACCCAGTGCCACGGCAACCGGCCCGGGAAGTACCCGGGGCCGGGGGATGGCGGTGGCGCCGGGCAGCGCGGGGGGTGCGACGTCGTCGTCCCCGCGTTCAATCATGGGCCCTGGCTCCCTGGAATAGGCGTACTACATCCTCCACGATATTGCGGACCACGGGCAGGCGGGAGAGGATCACCAGCTTCGCGGCCAGCGGTGCCACGTTTTCCACGAGCCGGCGGGAGCGGTGCTGGCCGGGGGAGCGGTCATAAATCCAGAACAGGGTCACGCCCATGTGCACCAGCCACAGGAGTTCGGGCAGGTCGTCGCGGATGGCCAGCGGCGGCTGCGGGCGGGACCTGGTAACCGCCTGCCGGAACAGGGCGATGGATTTGGCGCGGCCCACGCCGGCGCCGGCCGCGTGCCGGCTGTAGGCGGGTGCCCTGCCCGACGACGGCATGGCCGTGCGCATGAAGTGGGCGCCGAAGTCATGGTACGGACCCATGACCTCCAGATTGGCGAGCAGGATCAGCCGCAGGTGTTCACCCAGATTGTGGCCTTCGCGCAGCAGCGGCAGGGAGCGGGTGCGGTGTTCGTCCTGGAGGAAGCGGTATAGCTCGGCCACCAGCTCGTCCTTGGAGCGGAAGTAGTAATAGGCGTTGCCGACGGAGACCTCAGCTGCCTCGGCAATGCTGCGCATCGTGGTTTTGGCGTACCCCTGCGAGCGGAAGAGTTCCAGTGCTGTTTCCAGCAGAAGCCGACGCGTCTGTTCGCTCTTGTCCGTCGCGGCCATCAACGCTCCTGGTTTCCGTTATGCGCCGCTTGTGGGTGGTACGCAGGCTGAAGGGGGCCGGCCCTGGCGTGCACCGGTTGCGGGGTTGCCCGCCCGCAAGTACATCACGGTTTTGAACGTGTTCAAAAACGCACCGCACAGGGGTGTCCGGGCGGGCAGGGAGCGGAGTCGGGGCGGAACATGGCAGAATTGACGGCGGCCCACGCAGGGCCGCCCGGTGCAGCGGGCACAGTGCTAATACAGCCGGCGGATCGCCAGGCGAACCACTACTGAAACGGAAGACCCATGCACACGCAGTCCGGCGCCGAAACGGCTCCCGCTCCGGCCTTTGCCCAGCGGGGCAGCTCCCATTACGACATCATCCTGGCGCTCATGTGCGTGGTGATCGTCATTTCCAACATCGGAGCCACGAAGGGTGTGGTGCTGGGTCCGATCGCGCTGGGCCCGATTGTCGGAGACTTCAGCATCGTGACCGACGGCGGGTTCTTCCTTTTCCCGCTGGCCTACATCCTCGGGGATGTCATCAGCGAGGTGTACGGCTTCAAGGCGGCCCGCCGGGCGATTTTCACCGGTTTTGCGGTGGCGGCCCTGGCGGCGGTCAGCTTTGCCGTCATTATTGCGCTGCCGGGGTTCGACGACGACTACGGGCAGTCCAAGCAGGCTGCGCTGGAGCTGGCGCTGGGTCCTGTGTGGCAGATCGTGCTGGCCAGTCTCCTGGGCTTCCTGGCCGGACAGACACTGAATTCCTGGGTCCTGGTCAAGATGAAGGAGAAGTTCCGGGAAAAGGCGCTGGCCGGCCGGCTGATGGCGTCCACCGGCGTGGGCGAGTTCGCGGACACGCTGATTTTCTGCGCTGTCGCTGCCCCCGTGATTGGGATTTCCGACCCGGGCAGCTTCATCAATTACGTGATCTTCGGCTTCGTGTACAAAACGCTTATCGAGTTCCTCTTCGTGCCGGTCACGGCCGCGGTCATCAAAGCGATCAAGAAGCGCGAACCGAGCTACGCAGCTGTCACCGAAGCGCCACCGGCAGCCTAGACCTTGGAGCTGTAGTACTTCCCGAGGGTCTCTGCCTTGAAGTCGAAGAAGGAGCCGTCCTCGATGGCCAGCCGGGCGTCGTCGACCAGTTTTACGGTGAAACGCTCGTTGTGGATGGAGACCAGCGTGGACGCGACCATTTCCTTGGCCCGGAACAGGTGGTGGATGTAGGCCTTCGTGTAGTGCGCGCAGGCATAGCAGTCGCAGCCCTCCACCAGCGGCGTGAAGTCCTTCTTGAAGCGGGCGTTGGACAGGTTCAGCCGCCCGTGCGGGGTGTAGAACGCACTGGTGCGGGCCACCCGGGTGGGGGAGACACAGTCAAAGGTGTCGGCGCCGTTTTCGATCGCGGTGAAGATGTCATCCGGTTCGGAAATGCCCAACAGGTGGCGGGGTTTGTCCTCGGGAAGCTCCTCGGTGCACCAGCGCACAATGGTGCCCAGGTTTTCCTTCTCCAGGGCACCGCCGATACCGAAGCCGTCAAAGTCCATGGCGCCCAGGTCGCGCGAGGCCTGCCGGCGCAGATCCTCGTACTGCGCGCCCTGCAGCACGCCGAACAGGGCCTGGTACGGCTTGCCGACACGCTCTTCGGTCAGCCGGCGGTGTTCGATGATGCAGCGCTCGGCCCACAGCCGGGTCCGTTCCAGCGACATCTCCTGGTAGCCACGTGAGTTCATCAGCGTGGTCAGCTCATCGAACGCGAACATGATGTCGGCGCCGATCTGGTGCTGGACCTGCATGGAGACCTCGGGGGTGAAGCGGTGCTTGTCTCCGTTGAGGTGGGACTTGAACCAGACGCCGTCGTCGTCAATATGCGCGAGGCGTTCCTTGCCGGGCGCGACGGCGTCGTCCGCGCCGGTGGCGTGGGTGGTGCCGTCGGCGTTCATGTTGATGACCTTCTTGAAGCCAGCGCCCAGGCTCATGACCTGGAAGCCGCCGGAATCGGTGAAGGTGGGGCCGGACCAGTTCATGAACTTGCCCAGGCCGCCCGCGGCATCCAGTACATCGGGGCCGGGCTGCAGGTACAGGTGGTAGGCGTTGGCGAGCAGAGCCTGCGCGCCGAGGTCCGCCATCGATTCGGGCAGAACGGCCTTCACCGTCGCCTTGGTGCCTACGGCAATAAACGCAGGCGTGGCAATCTCGCCGTGGGGCGTGGTGATCGTCCCGGTGCGGCCCTGGAACTCACCGCCGTTGGCCTGCGTCTGCTCGGCGGTGGGGGCAGTGGTTTCGCGCAGGCGCTTACCGAGGGCGAAGGAGAACGTTGAGGAAGACACGCTTCCATTTTGCCTTACCGGACGCCGCAGGCGGTGCGCCGGGGCTGGTGGGACGCTCCCCACATTTTTCCCGGGCCGCGAACCGCGCAGAGTAGGTTGGAAAAGGCGGCCGAAGTCCGTCACATCCCCTGCACCGAAAGGTACCCCCGGACCCTTGGACCAGCTGCGCGAAATGTTCCGGATCGGCCCCGCCCACAAGGACCACGAGGTGGCCATCCGCTGCGCGGTGGGCGTGGGGCTTCCCCTGGCGGTGCTGCTGGTTTTTGGCCGGATCGATCTGGCCATCTTCGCCACGTTCGGTGCCTTCACCGGGATCTACGGGCGCAATGAACCGCACCGCCAGCGCCTGGGACACCAGCTGCGCGCCGGAGCGCTGATGTTCGGCGTCATCACCGCCGGCGCCCTGACCTCACGGCTGGAACCGGATGCCTGGGGCATCGTCTGGGGCACGACGGCGGTGGCCGGGCTGGGAACCCTGGTTGCCGGTTTCTGGCGCCTGCGTCCCACGGGATCGCTGTTCCACATCTTTGGCTACGCAGCGATTGCTTCCGTGCCGAACCATCCGCCGCTGTGGCAGGGGCTCCTTGCGGCGGCAGCCACCATTTCACTTTCCCTGCTGCTGGGCCTCTCCGGCCGGCTCTGGGCGAAGCACCGCACCCCTTGGAAGAAGCCCGTCCGTCCGCGCTTCTCCGCCACCCAACGGCGGGCCGTCTGCATCGACGCGCTGCAGTACGCCGTCGTGGCCGTGGTGGCCGGATCGATTGCCACTCTGATGGGGATCGGGCATAACTACTGGGCCATGGTGGCGGCCACCGTACCCCTGGTGGGCGCGACCGTCCGCAACCGCATGTACCGCGGGATCCACCGCGTCCTGGGCACCTTCGGAGGCCTGCTGCTCACGGCGCTGATCCTGCTGCCGGGACTCCAGCCGTGGCAGATGGTGGTGGTGATTGCCCTGCTGCAGTTCGGAGCGGAAATGCTGGTGGTGCGTCAGTACGCCCTGGCCCAGGTGGTGGTCACACCGCTGGCCCTGGTCAGTACCGAGCTGGCCCATCCCAGCAATCCCCTGGATCTGGTCCAGGACCGGGCAATAGAAACCGTCATCGGAGCCGCCGTGGGCATGACGATGGTGTTGCTGGTACACCTGCACGCCAGCCGGATGCGGACCAGCCGGAGCCGGACTAAAGATCCAGGTTCAAGCCCCGTACGGCAATGAGTTCATTGCGGATCCGCCGGTCCAGCTCGGCCTCCGCGAGGGTCTGCGAGCCGCCATGTGCCCGCAGGTACAGCAGCGCGTCGAGCCGCAGGGTGCGCCAGTCCCGTTCGGTGCTCTCATCTCCGGCTTCGGCGGAGCGATGGATCTCGCGGTCGTAAAGATTGGGCTCGTTCAACTGGCGCTGCAGCATCTCGGCGGCCAGTTTGGCCTTCAGCGGATCGGTTTCCGCTGAGTCCGCGGCCCGGACGGCCTGCGCATACGCCGTGAAGGCCTCGTCGTCACCTGCTTCGGAGGAGATGTGCGCGGCCAGCGACAGTGCGCTCTGGATCCAGTTCCACCGGCCGAAGTTCCCGTCGAAGGGCAGCCCGGTGATGATGTTGCAGACCGCCAGCGCGTTTTCCGCGTCATCCAGATCCACATACAGCGTGTGCGCCAGATCCCGGACGTCCTGCAGGTTGCTGCCGGATTTCACGTTCAGGCCGCGCCCCAGCCGTGTCGCGAACTCCTGCACTCTAGGGTCCTGCGGATGGGCGGCGGCTGCAGCTGCGACGACGGCGGCGAAGTTCTCCTCATCCGCCGGCTCCACGCGCACTGCATCGGCGGGGGCGCCGGCGGGAGGCGGAGCCTGGACGCGGACCGGGGAACCGTAAGCCAGGCGCAGCGCCATGCCGTCCTCCAGCACCAGATGAACCAGTGCGGGCACCCCGAAGTCGTCGTTCTCCACGGAGCGCTCCCGTACTGCTGCCAGCGAGGTGCTCTCATGCACCGGAATCTGCCCCGGCGCAAGCAGCTCGGCATTGACCCGGAATGTATAGGATTCCGGTTGGCTCTCTGGCATGGCGTTCCTTTTCATCGGTCAGTCGGCCCCCAGTATATAAAGAAAGGGTAACGGGTACTCAGCGGCCCCAGCTGGCCGAGGCCAGCGCCTGCCGCAGGAGGTCACCGCGCCCGCCGGCAAACTCGGCGTAGATCTCCGGGCTCAGGGCTTCCTCGGGAGTCAGCCAGGACAGTTCGAGGGCATCCTGCCGCGGGTCGCATTCGCCGGTGACAGGGATGAGGTAGGCCAGAGCGACGGCGTGCTGGCGTTCATCGGTCAGTCCGGACTGCGAGGGCGACGGGAAATACTCGGCCACGGTGAATGGGGTGAGGGCCGGCGGCAGCTGCGGCAGCGCCATGGGCCCGAGGTCCTTTTCGAGATGGCGCAGGAGGGCCGCGCGGATGGTTTCGCGGTACATCACCCGTCCGGAGACAAACGTGCGGACCATCTTGCCTTCATCTGTAGCCTGCAGCAGCAGCCCCACCTCCGTCACGTAGCCCAAAGGGTCGCAGCGGACCGGAACGGCTTCCACGTAAACCATGGGCAGCCGCTGCCGCGCCTCGTGCAGATCTTCTTCGGAAAGCCAGCCGGGATAAGGATCAGGGGTACGAACACTCATAGCAGTGTTCTACCGCAATCCGGCAGGGCCATGGCACCGACGCGCGGCTCTTTGGCCCTCGGCTGAACTGTGCGGCGGCCTTCTGGACTGGGGTATGCGGGGCTACCCTCGTGGGTATGAGCGGCACGAATAAGCCCACCCCGCGCAAGGCGCCGCTGCCCGAACTCCTGCTGCCGGACGCTGCCGCCTGGCGCACCTGGCTGGAAACCCACCACACGGAATCGCCCGGGGTGCAGCTGGTCCTGGGCCGCAAGGGTGGAACCGTGACCGGCCTGACTTATGCCGGTGCGCTGCTGGAGGCCCTGTGCTTCGGCTGGATCGACGGTCAGGCCAACCGGCGCGATGAACAGAGCTACTTGCAGCGGTTTACTCCCCGGACCCCGCGGAGCATCTGGAGCCTGCGGAACGTCGGCTACGTAGCCCAGCTCGAAGCCGAAGGAAAGATGCGCCCCGCCGGCCGCGCCGCCGTCGAACAGGCCAAGGCGAACGGGCGCTGGGAAACGGCGTATTCCGGCTCTGCCACGGCCACCATTCCGGAAGACCTGCTCGCGGCCATCGCCCGGGAGCCCCGGGCCCAGGCCATGTACAACGTGCTGACGGCACAGAACCGGTACGCACTGGTCTTCCGGCTCGACCGCCTCAAGACTCCCGCCGCCAGGGAACGCAGGATTGCGGAGTTTGTCCGCATGCTCGCCAACGGGGAAACTCCGTATCCTCAGCGGAGGCGGGCCCCCTGAGTGGCCGGACCATTGCCTTTGGTGCGTGGCGGCGCGAGCCTTAAATTCATCGCTTCTCCGCCTTCGGAAGGTCAATCATGTGTCGTCTCTTCGGTATGCACGCCGGCCATGTTCCGGTTACGGCCACCTTTTGGCTCCTTACAGCGCCGGACAGCCTGGCGCAGCAGAGCCGGCGCGAGGCCGATGGTTTCGGGATCGGAGCCTACGACGCCGAGGGCAGGCCGGTGATTGAAAAGGCGCCGATCGCTGCGTACGAGGACAAGGCCTTCGCCGCGGAAGCACGCGATCTGGCCAGCATCACCTTCATCGCGCACGTCAGGTACGCCAGCACCGGCGGAAACCTGAAGGTCAACACCCATCCGTTCGAGCAGGACAACCGGCTGCTGGCCCACAACGGCGTGGTCCAGGACCTGGACCGGCTCGATGCGCGGCTTAGGCAGCTGGGCGTGATGGACCTGGTCAAGGGGGAAACGGACAGTGAGCGGGTGTTTGCACTGATTACTGCGGAGATCCGCAGCAACGGGGGCGACGTTGAGGCCGCCATTGCCTCTGCCCTGGGGTGGGTGGCGGAAAACCTGCGGCTGTTCGCCGTGAACATTCTCCTGGCCAATGCCACCGACATCTGGGCCGTCCGGTATCCGGACACGCACCCTCTCTATGTGCTGGAGCTGTCCGGCCAGGACATGCGCGGCGGCATGCAGACCCACCGGATCAGCGTCCGCAGCGAGGAACTGGCGGCCGGACAGCGCCCTGCCGTGCTGTTCGCCACCGAGAAGATGGATGACAATCCGGGCTGGCGGCTGATGGACTCCGGGGAGGTCCTCCACGTCGACAGTTCGCTGGCGGTGCACAGCAGCCGTCCGCTGCCGGCGGCGCCGCGCTATCCGCTGACCCTGGAGGACCTGGACGAGCGCGCCGCGGCCTCGCAGAAGCCGCTGCACGCCGGGGCGGCAGGGCCGACGGCTTAGATGGGTCTAGAGGGGCCGGGAGCCTGCCGGATGTGACGGGGGTGGGCCGGGGGTGCGCCGGGGTCTGCGGGGCCTGCCGGGGTGCTTCAGGACTGTCCGCGTTCCACCCGCACTGCCGCTTCCAGGATGATCCAGGCGGAGAGCTGGGTGGAGAGGCCGACGGCGGCTCCCGCCGGATAGTGCTGTCCGGCCGGTTCCAGCGGGTGCGGGGAAAACACGGAGTGCCCGTTCCGGGCTGCGCGTCCTGCCCAGACGGCGTCGGCGGTTGAACTGACCAGCTCAGCTGCCTGCTTCCGCGCTTCGGCCGGAAGGGTCGCGGAGACCGCGGCCAGAGCCAGATAGCGGCAGAGGATTCCGGTGAACAGCCCGGCGTCACCGGTTCCATGCGTGAGCAGCACGGCACTGCCGGGATGAGTCAGGCGGGTCCGCACGGCAGCGATCAGCTCCGCGGCCCGGGAGAGGTTCGCCGGTCCGCCCAATTCCAGCAGTGCGCCCAGGACCGGTCCCTGGTTGTAGGTGAACACTGCCCCTTCCAGGACCGTGCCGCCGGAGGGGCCGGCCGCCTTGATGCCGTCCAGATACAGTCCGCGCTGCGGGTCCAGCAGGACCGCATTGAGCCAGTCCACCAGTGACTGCGCCCGTTCCCGGTCTCCGGTGCGCGCGAAATGCAATGCTGCCGGCGCAGTGGCCGGAGTGTTCTTGAACGTTCGCTTCCGGTTCCAGAACAGGCCGCCGCCAAATTCCGGCGTATGGGCCGAGCGGAGGGCTTCGGTGAGTGCCGCCATCATCTGCGGATGGGGACGCGCCTTCGCTGCCGGGGCGCCGCCGTCGCCCTCCTGATAGGTGTCCGGCAGGGTTCGCCCGGGCCGGCCGTCCGGCTGCAGCGAATCCAAGCGGCCTACCGCCAGGGCAAGCCAGGCCATGTCGTCAAAGAACCAATTGGTGGCGCGCAGTCCGTTGCGCAGCCGGATGCTGCGGACCGCCAGCTGGGCCTGCGCCGCGGCATCGGGTGCTCCGCGCAGCGCGGCGTCCACGAGGGCATCCACATAGTGCGCCTGCCACCAGTAGTGCCAGGGGCCGGGCAGGATGCGCCGCGGCGCCGGGCTCTGGACCGCGGCCAGCCTGGTTCCCGGCAGGCCGAACACCGGGCGGGCGAATGCGGCCGTGACGGAAGCGGCAGCGTGAGAGGCCCGGGCCGGGATGTCATGCAGCGGTTCCTCGTCAGGCATGCGGCCCAGCCTAGACCGCTCCGGGTCCAGCTCACAGCCGCGGGCTGTGCTGCGGTCTTCCGGATGCCGCATCGGTCTGGCACCGGCCGGGATGCACTGTGCGC
This window harbors:
- a CDS encoding queuosine precursor transporter — translated: MHTQSGAETAPAPAFAQRGSSHYDIILALMCVVIVISNIGATKGVVLGPIALGPIVGDFSIVTDGGFFLFPLAYILGDVISEVYGFKAARRAIFTGFAVAALAAVSFAVIIALPGFDDDYGQSKQAALELALGPVWQIVLASLLGFLAGQTLNSWVLVKMKEKFREKALAGRLMASTGVGEFADTLIFCAVAAPVIGISDPGSFINYVIFGFVYKTLIEFLFVPVTAAVIKAIKKREPSYAAVTEAPPAA
- a CDS encoding FUSC family protein; this translates as MDQLREMFRIGPAHKDHEVAIRCAVGVGLPLAVLLVFGRIDLAIFATFGAFTGIYGRNEPHRQRLGHQLRAGALMFGVITAGALTSRLEPDAWGIVWGTTAVAGLGTLVAGFWRLRPTGSLFHIFGYAAIASVPNHPPLWQGLLAAAATISLSLLLGLSGRLWAKHRTPWKKPVRPRFSATQRRAVCIDALQYAVVAVVAGSIATLMGIGHNYWAMVAATVPLVGATVRNRMYRGIHRVLGTFGGLLLTALILLPGLQPWQMVVVIALLQFGAEMLVVRQYALAQVVVTPLALVSTELAHPSNPLDLVQDRAIETVIGAAVGMTMVLLVHLHASRMRTSRSRTKDPGSSPVRQ
- a CDS encoding NUDIX hydrolase family protein, yielding MSVRTPDPYPGWLSEEDLHEARQRLPMVYVEAVPVRCDPLGYVTEVGLLLQATDEGKMVRTFVSGRVMYRETIRAALLRHLEKDLGPMALPQLPPALTPFTVAEYFPSPSQSGLTDERQHAVALAYLIPVTGECDPRQDALELSWLTPEEALSPEIYAEFAGGRGDLLRQALASASWGR
- a CDS encoding class II glutamine amidotransferase codes for the protein MCRLFGMHAGHVPVTATFWLLTAPDSLAQQSRREADGFGIGAYDAEGRPVIEKAPIAAYEDKAFAAEARDLASITFIAHVRYASTGGNLKVNTHPFEQDNRLLAHNGVVQDLDRLDARLRQLGVMDLVKGETDSERVFALITAEIRSNGGDVEAAIASALGWVAENLRLFAVNILLANATDIWAVRYPDTHPLYVLELSGQDMRGGMQTHRISVRSEELAAGQRPAVLFATEKMDDNPGWRLMDSGEVLHVDSSLAVHSSRPLPAAPRYPLTLEDLDERAAASQKPLHAGAAGPTA
- a CDS encoding YdeI/OmpD-associated family protein; amino-acid sequence: MSGTNKPTPRKAPLPELLLPDAAAWRTWLETHHTESPGVQLVLGRKGGTVTGLTYAGALLEALCFGWIDGQANRRDEQSYLQRFTPRTPRSIWSLRNVGYVAQLEAEGKMRPAGRAAVEQAKANGRWETAYSGSATATIPEDLLAAIAREPRAQAMYNVLTAQNRYALVFRLDRLKTPAARERRIAEFVRMLANGETPYPQRRRAP
- the tgt gene encoding tRNA guanosine(34) transglycosylase Tgt, with the translated sequence MSSSTFSFALGKRLRETTAPTAEQTQANGGEFQGRTGTITTPHGEIATPAFIAVGTKATVKAVLPESMADLGAQALLANAYHLYLQPGPDVLDAAGGLGKFMNWSGPTFTDSGGFQVMSLGAGFKKVINMNADGTTHATGADDAVAPGKERLAHIDDDGVWFKSHLNGDKHRFTPEVSMQVQHQIGADIMFAFDELTTLMNSRGYQEMSLERTRLWAERCIIEHRRLTEERVGKPYQALFGVLQGAQYEDLRRQASRDLGAMDFDGFGIGGALEKENLGTIVRWCTEELPEDKPRHLLGISEPDDIFTAIENGADTFDCVSPTRVARTSAFYTPHGRLNLSNARFKKDFTPLVEGCDCYACAHYTKAYIHHLFRAKEMVASTLVSIHNERFTVKLVDDARLAIEDGSFFDFKAETLGKYYSSKV
- a CDS encoding glycoside hydrolase family 76 protein translates to MPDEEPLHDIPARASHAAASVTAAFARPVFGLPGTRLAAVQSPAPRRILPGPWHYWWQAHYVDALVDAALRGAPDAAAQAQLAVRSIRLRNGLRATNWFFDDMAWLALAVGRLDSLQPDGRPGRTLPDTYQEGDGGAPAAKARPHPQMMAALTEALRSAHTPEFGGGLFWNRKRTFKNTPATAPAALHFARTGDRERAQSLVDWLNAVLLDPQRGLYLDGIKAAGPSGGTVLEGAVFTYNQGPVLGALLELGGPANLSRAAELIAAVRTRLTHPGSAVLLTHGTGDAGLFTGILCRYLALAAVSATLPAEARKQAAELVSSTADAVWAGRAARNGHSVFSPHPLEPAGQHYPAGAAVGLSTQLSAWIILEAAVRVERGQS
- a CDS encoding TetR/AcrR family transcriptional regulator; translation: MAATDKSEQTRRLLLETALELFRSQGYAKTTMRSIAEAAEVSVGNAYYYFRSKDELVAELYRFLQDEHRTRSLPLLREGHNLGEHLRLILLANLEVMGPYHDFGAHFMRTAMPSSGRAPAYSRHAAGAGVGRAKSIALFRQAVTRSRPQPPLAIRDDLPELLWLVHMGVTLFWIYDRSPGQHRSRRLVENVAPLAAKLVILSRLPVVRNIVEDVVRLFQGARAHD
- the thiD gene encoding bifunctional hydroxymethylpyrimidine kinase/phosphomethylpyrimidine kinase, with product MSANTHSAATSAPAITLTIAGSEATGGAGAQADLKTFQELGTYGIAALTCIVSFDPKDNWNHRFVPVEAQVIGDQLEAIQTAYDLTTVKIGMLGTPATIDTVAKALQSQEWTNIVLDPVLICKGQEPGAALDTDQALKAQILPLATFVTPNHFESMSLSGMDSIESVEDLQEAARRIHEASGAVVLAKGGVRLEGDDAVDVFYDGQTMEVLRAPKVGDVAVSGAGCTLAAAITAELAKGATPLEAAKTAKAFVTEGIRNRVSSHTPFDALWQGNAGNGPAL
- a CDS encoding DUF6707 family protein, with protein sequence MPESQPESYTFRVNAELLAPGQIPVHESTSLAAVRERSVENDDFGVPALVHLVLEDGMALRLAYGSPVRVQAPPPAGAPADAVRVEPADEENFAAVVAAAAAAHPQDPRVQEFATRLGRGLNVKSGSNLQDVRDLAHTLYVDLDDAENALAVCNIITGLPFDGNFGRWNWIQSALSLAAHISSEAGDDEAFTAYAQAVRAADSAETDPLKAKLAAEMLQRQLNEPNLYDREIHRSAEAGDESTERDWRTLRLDALLYLRAHGGSQTLAEAELDRRIRNELIAVRGLNLDL